In Myxococcales bacterium, a genomic segment contains:
- a CDS encoding neutral/alkaline non-lysosomal ceramidase N-terminal domain-containing protein: MTEGLSRRASSLSPKCGALAVPALAVLLASAFACSQAGDNAKAPAPALAPSAAPTTPPMPSATPTATPAAGDLRAAVAVVDATPKVGVPLAGYTKRRRLVPDFDPNNDVQYFAPSTAVRDPMLAKALVLESGGQRLYILSIDAIATIAEVVERIVATARAKGSAVTADRLLAAASHTHSGPGALTSLGFWVQAATDSLVPRVRDAYVDAHAEAIVRAERSLAAARFGIGRSELEGATTNRRSGVSKVLKAGDIDPELFVMRVDHEDGTPLATLTNYGIHGTALPAANEALSADVMGVINRTVAQKTGAPALFANSAEADIAPLAATDAEMESLGSVIGDKVVAVRSGIATRDRVAIRVATTTVDFGKAELKLRADGLSTGALDLSLLGTLLGGPSGISSIPLDETMVEHKFRMTAVALDGDVISAVPGEPVHRLGLDIKARGKALGFANVLVFGLTNGFMSYVVDKDEYEAGGYEAAATFFGPDTGSRLTDACVQQIAAVAK; encoded by the coding sequence GTGACGGAAGGACTCTCTCGCCGGGCTTCTAGCCTATCCCCCAAGTGCGGCGCCCTGGCCGTGCCGGCGCTCGCCGTCCTTTTGGCCTCAGCCTTCGCCTGCTCGCAGGCAGGCGACAACGCCAAAGCGCCCGCGCCGGCCCTCGCCCCGAGCGCCGCGCCAACCACGCCGCCGATGCCGTCGGCGACGCCTACCGCGACGCCCGCCGCCGGCGACCTCCGCGCCGCAGTGGCTGTCGTCGACGCGACACCCAAGGTGGGTGTCCCGCTGGCCGGTTACACGAAGCGACGACGCCTCGTCCCCGACTTCGATCCGAACAACGACGTTCAATACTTCGCGCCGTCAACGGCGGTGCGCGATCCGATGCTCGCCAAGGCCCTCGTGCTCGAGAGCGGCGGCCAGCGCCTCTACATCCTGAGCATCGACGCCATCGCCACCATCGCGGAGGTCGTGGAACGGATCGTCGCGACGGCGCGCGCGAAGGGTTCGGCGGTGACGGCCGACCGCCTGCTCGCCGCGGCGTCGCACACGCACTCCGGTCCCGGCGCGCTGACGAGCCTCGGCTTCTGGGTCCAGGCGGCGACCGACTCGCTCGTGCCCCGCGTGCGCGACGCGTACGTGGATGCGCACGCCGAAGCCATCGTGCGCGCCGAGCGCTCGCTCGCGGCGGCGCGTTTTGGCATCGGCCGGAGCGAGCTCGAAGGCGCGACGACCAATCGACGTTCTGGCGTCTCGAAGGTCCTGAAGGCCGGCGACATCGATCCCGAGCTCTTCGTGATGCGCGTCGACCACGAGGATGGCACGCCGCTGGCGACGCTGACCAACTACGGCATTCACGGCACGGCATTGCCGGCCGCCAACGAAGCGCTCTCCGCCGACGTCATGGGAGTCATCAACCGCACCGTCGCGCAGAAGACCGGCGCGCCGGCCCTCTTCGCCAACAGTGCGGAGGCCGACATCGCGCCGTTGGCCGCGACCGACGCGGAGATGGAGTCGCTCGGGAGCGTCATTGGCGACAAGGTCGTCGCTGTCCGTAGCGGCATCGCCACGCGTGACCGCGTCGCGATAAGAGTTGCCACGACGACCGTCGACTTCGGCAAGGCCGAGCTCAAGCTCCGCGCCGACGGCCTATCGACGGGCGCGCTCGACTTGTCGTTGCTCGGCACGTTGCTCGGCGGCCCCTCTGGAATTTCGTCGATTCCCCTCGACGAGACCATGGTCGAGCACAAGTTCCGCATGACCGCCGTGGCCCTCGATGGCGACGTCATCAGCGCCGTACCGGGCGAGCCCGTTCATCGCCTCGGCCTCGACATCAAGGCGCGCGGCAAGGCCCTCGGCTTCGCGAACGTCCTCGTCTTCGGTCTCACCAACGGCTTCATGAGCTACGTCGTCGACAAGGACGAGTACGAAGCCGGAGGCTACGAAGCGGCGGCGACGTTCTTCGGACCGGACACGGGCTCACGCCTCACCGACGCGTGCGTCCAGCAGATCGCGGCCGTCGCGAAGTAG
- a CDS encoding metallophosphoesterase codes for MLKVPVLILAAVSGAMAVSAFACGDTAPAAPDTTPSASTTASTKPTATVTATSPTGPDATVPDTGVDADTGPRTPVRFVALGDQGKGCTATDAAPTDGQCKVAAAMEAKCAKDGCDFGLLLGDNIYPSGATSPTDPIFQKIFEEPYKNLDIPFYVALGNHDYGNDGAGTTFAVGQNEVDYTQHSKKWKLPAKHYHQVFGGGTLELFVGDTNSAMVGNSALVGDGKLFGAQDALQRTDLKAWMKASTATWKIAMGHHPYLSNGTHGNAGCYDPPGGLCILPAPFNGGGVKNFLEDAVCGRVDFYLSGHDHSRQWLTDKCNGTELIVSGGGATTTAINTKNPTQFQKEATGFLYVVIDGKKLTGEFLDDAGNVEYTRTVTKP; via the coding sequence GTGCTCAAAGTCCCTGTCCTGATTCTCGCCGCTGTTTCGGGCGCGATGGCCGTGAGCGCCTTTGCCTGCGGCGACACGGCGCCTGCGGCGCCTGACACGACTCCCTCGGCCTCGACGACCGCGAGCACCAAGCCTACGGCCACAGTCACGGCGACCTCGCCGACAGGTCCCGACGCGACGGTGCCCGACACAGGCGTCGACGCCGACACGGGCCCGCGGACGCCGGTCCGCTTCGTCGCCCTCGGTGACCAAGGCAAGGGTTGCACGGCGACGGACGCGGCGCCCACCGACGGTCAGTGCAAGGTGGCGGCGGCCATGGAGGCCAAGTGCGCCAAGGACGGCTGCGACTTCGGCCTGCTCCTCGGCGACAACATCTACCCGTCGGGTGCGACGAGTCCGACCGATCCGATCTTCCAGAAGATCTTCGAAGAGCCCTACAAGAACCTGGATATCCCGTTCTACGTCGCCCTCGGCAACCACGACTACGGCAACGATGGCGCGGGCACGACGTTCGCGGTCGGTCAAAACGAGGTCGACTACACGCAGCACTCGAAGAAGTGGAAGCTGCCGGCCAAGCACTACCACCAGGTCTTTGGCGGCGGCACGCTCGAGTTGTTCGTTGGCGACACGAACTCGGCGATGGTCGGCAACAGCGCGCTCGTCGGCGACGGCAAGCTCTTCGGGGCCCAAGACGCGCTCCAGCGAACCGACCTCAAAGCCTGGATGAAGGCTTCGACGGCGACGTGGAAGATTGCCATGGGCCACCACCCGTACCTTTCAAACGGCACGCACGGAAACGCCGGTTGTTACGATCCGCCCGGCGGCCTCTGCATCTTGCCCGCGCCGTTCAACGGCGGCGGTGTGAAGAACTTCCTCGAAGACGCCGTCTGCGGTCGCGTCGACTTCTATCTATCGGGACACGACCACAGCCGCCAGTGGCTCACCGACAAGTGCAACGGCACCGAGCTCATCGTCTCGGGTGGCGGCGCAACCACGACAGCCATCAACACCAAGAACCCGACGCAGTTCCAGAAAGAGGCCACCGGATTCCTCTACGTCGTGATCGATGGCAAGAAGCTCACCGGCGAGTTCTTGGATGACGCCGGCAACGTCGAATACACGCGCACCGTCACCAAGCCCTGA
- a CDS encoding FHA domain-containing protein encodes MMDEIDIGIACGKCDRLSPMGARSCSDCGQNLSLWLGIGPSVMADAPAGPGKPRVPDVELDAPRTRFEPPSFDETEITPRAEHLVRIDNGPPSSVFDQRLKPRRSPSDDQVAAVSASVTPAMPPYGNSPGVGNPPGRQTPPRGEPLRAPSHAPRRSTPAPRHATPQSSSGSLGWSSLSLEEQMEQAKHFVCRSCSTPVPMGHKFCGRCGAGIPPEIVNARTQFFGQLQVPGKAKLILIRGEGVEGLSYQLNAEQHVVGRTGQLVFPDDPFVSPKHANLFYRNGKLVVRDEGSLNGVYLRVRGTVDLLPGDSFLCGEQLFRFDTAPQANEGPGPDGTYFYASPKHQSGFRVTQLLQGGGLGMTACARGASLQIGREGGDLNFPTDLYMSATHCRIEDQSGKYSLTDLNSRNGTYVRLTQERELSHGDYIFIGRKLLRVEITAA; translated from the coding sequence GTGATGGACGAGATCGACATCGGCATCGCCTGCGGCAAATGCGATCGGCTGAGCCCGATGGGGGCCCGCTCGTGCTCCGATTGCGGGCAGAACCTGAGCCTCTGGCTGGGCATCGGCCCGTCGGTGATGGCCGACGCGCCGGCAGGCCCGGGCAAACCTCGAGTTCCCGACGTCGAGCTCGACGCGCCTCGCACGAGGTTCGAGCCGCCGAGCTTCGACGAGACGGAGATCACGCCGCGCGCCGAGCACCTCGTGAGGATCGACAACGGCCCTCCGTCGTCGGTCTTCGATCAGCGCCTGAAGCCTCGGCGTTCTCCGTCCGACGATCAGGTGGCGGCGGTCTCGGCGTCGGTCACCCCGGCGATGCCGCCCTACGGGAACTCACCGGGGGTCGGGAACCCGCCGGGGCGCCAAACACCGCCGCGCGGCGAACCGCTACGCGCACCGAGCCACGCCCCGCGACGTTCTACCCCAGCGCCGCGTCATGCGACGCCGCAATCATCGAGCGGTTCGCTCGGTTGGTCTTCACTCTCCTTGGAGGAGCAAATGGAACAAGCCAAGCACTTCGTCTGCCGCTCATGCTCGACGCCGGTCCCCATGGGGCACAAGTTCTGTGGTCGCTGCGGGGCCGGGATTCCGCCGGAGATCGTCAACGCGCGCACGCAGTTTTTTGGTCAGCTTCAGGTGCCCGGCAAGGCCAAGCTGATCCTCATTCGCGGCGAAGGCGTCGAAGGCCTCAGCTATCAGCTCAACGCTGAGCAACACGTCGTCGGTCGCACGGGCCAACTCGTCTTCCCCGACGATCCCTTCGTCTCACCGAAACACGCGAACCTCTTCTACCGCAACGGCAAGCTCGTCGTGCGCGACGAGGGCTCGCTCAACGGCGTCTACCTGCGCGTGCGCGGCACCGTGGATCTCCTCCCCGGCGACTCGTTCCTCTGCGGCGAACAGCTCTTCCGCTTCGACACGGCCCCACAGGCCAACGAAGGGCCTGGACCCGACGGCACGTATTTCTACGCGTCGCCGAAACACCAGAGCGGCTTCCGCGTGACGCAGCTCCTTCAAGGCGGCGGCCTCGGCATGACGGCGTGCGCCCGGGGCGCCTCGCTCCAGATCGGCCGCGAGGGCGGCGATCTCAACTTCCCCACGGACCTCTACATGAGCGCGACGCACTGCCGCATCGAGGACCAGAGCGGCAAGTACTCGCTCACCGATCTAAACAGCCGCAACGGGACCTACGTGCGCCTCACGCAAGAGCGCGAGCTGTCCCACGGCGACTACATCTTCATCGGTCGCAAGCTGCTTCGCGTCGAGATCACCGCGGCGTAG